CATAAAATAAAGAACAAAATAAAGTACTCTTTGGAGTTGACGAAAATGAAAAAACTAATGCCCATGATAGATCCTAGAAGCTTGGAGATGATGATAGATGATGAAGTGGAGGCTGGCAAGCAGCGAAATGAAAGTGCTCTTCGAAAATCAAAAGAGTTACTAAAAAAATTAAAGGCTAGGAGTGGCCGCTCCTAGCCTTGATCATTGATAGCCTTTCTATTATTTGTTATCGAAAGTTTACTTTTTCTCATTTTTACCGCTCGTGCAAGAATTTCTTCATTTCTTTTTTTACTAATTGTTTGTTCTTCTATGATTAATTCCTCTAGAGTTTTATTCCATTCCAAGGCAGCTTTTAATTTACTCATCATTTTCAGCCCCTTTTAATCGATTTTTAATCTCGTCAACAGAATGTTGTATTAGCAAACAAGTCCCCATGCAATTCGTTGTTTAGTATATCAATGTCTTTTTCCGACAAATGAAGCTGAACCACTATTTCTGGCTTTCTAATGCCGTAATCTACCCAAATTCATATAGTCATTGCAATTTTACAATGTACGGTTTTATATCCATATTTTTACACAAAAATACCAAGTGCTATTATAAATTAGACGAAACGTACGAGTACGGACTTTTTTAAAAGGAATTTCTTGATTTTATTTCAAGAAACTCGACAATTCTTTGAAATTGGTTTCCTTAAATATCAACAAAAATATTGCTCTTTAACTTCAATTACTCTTTTTTGTCCTTATTTTGTCCGCATTATGTCCTTATTTTGTCCGCATTATGTCCTTATTTCTCTGGATTATATAAATACCTTGTTCCAGGACCTTTTCCTCTTAACTCTACTCCATCAGGCCTTAACTCCGTAATTAAACGCTGAACTTGCTTGCTATTCATACCTGTAAGCTGTCTTATTTCTTTATTAGAAAGAGGACGCTCTTTTAAGATAGAAAGTATTCTGATTTTTACTGCTTCCTTATCTAAACTTTGCTGTCTTTCGTATTTCATATTTTCTTTTAACAAATCATATGAATGCCGGGATAATGTATAGTACCTGCCTTTTCCTCTACCTACTGGCTCAACCAAATTAAACTCGTTATACATTTTACTTAGTAATTCTCTTGCTTGCTCCATACTTCGCTGGGCAACTTCAGCAGCTATGATTGTATTAATTTGTTCATGTCTAATCAAATATTGCAAAATCAATAAATGATCCACGTCTATATGGTTCCCATCGTCAACCATTTGTTTCACCAAATTTTTAAAGCTGTTATTTAAGGGTGAGGAGATAAAAAAAAGCTCTATATGACCTCCAATCTCTCTATATATTGGAGGTTCTTTACCTTCTATGAGCAAAGATCTAAAAATTCTGGAGACACCTAAATTAGACCGGTTAACTAACTTTAATCGATCCAAAAGATCCATTAAATGGTTATTTCTCGCTACAGGAGGATGATGCAGGATATTGTTCGGGGTAATGCCTCCAATAAATTGTCCAGGATTAGTCAGCACCAATTTATCCTTGTATTGCTTTAACAAGATTGTCCCAGTCATTCTGTAGTCGCGATGACCAAAGGCATTTAATAACGATTCCCTTAGTGCGATCGTCGGGTAAGTGCTAAATTCAGGGTGAACAAGTCCTGATTCAATTGTAACCATTGGATTATCTACGGAAATATATCGTTCCAATTCATAAAGAGCAACAGGAATAGCGTGAAATCCATCATCCCTGTGTGAATAATCTGTGTCGCTCAGCATCTTTCTAAATGACCATTTATGCTGGGGAATGATCCTCTCAATAGATTCTGGCTTACCAGTTAACAGCAGGGCTCCTTTTGTAAAAAACCCCTCTTTTAGAGCACCAATGGAGGTTAAGAGATCTTCATCTGAAAGAGATAACAAATTGTGATCCGCTCTCTCACGTGACATAAACTCTCTAATACGTTCCATTGCTGAGTGAGAAAAAAGGTTATGCCAATCCTCATAAATGATTTCTGAAGTAAAGTCTGCCTGACCGGAGGAATCCATCATCTGTCTTCTTAACGTTCCTGTGAACGGAAGGCAGTCTTTCCCTTGGCGAATTGTACCTGCACCATCTGTTGTTGTATATGGCGGCATTCCCGGGAAGATATTCATGATGAGAATTCTGCTGTTTTCGATAAATACTTCATCAAAGAATGGGGTTAGATGAGGATCTGTTTTTTCATAAATTCTCTTTTGCAATAAAGAAACATCAATATCTTCGGGAATGCCTTTGATTGCATTGTCTAAACCAATCACTTTGTCCGCAACCCCAAATACTACACTTCCCCCTCCGCCATTCGCCATGCATACTGCATAGCTAATCATTGTTTTGATGTTATCTTCTCTGCTTCTCTCATTCCATTGCTTAAAATCTAAATCTTGAGCCTCAAAATCATCTGCCATTTGATGATCGAGCTTTAAAATAATATCCCTGATCTCTAACTTACTCCTCATTTTATTTCCCCCCTCCTATATACTTCTTAATAATTATATTTTATACAAATAATGGGCTATATAAAACTCCTAGATAGAATCGCACTTTCAATTATTCAATGATTAAATACTTTCACCTAAAACAAAACAATTTTTCAATAGAAAAGACAATCTGCACCAGTCAGATTGTCTCCATTTCTATTCCATATACCATCCCAGCCCAAGTGCACCTTCCCCTAAATGGGTTCCGATTACAGCACCAAAGTAGCTGAGGTAAAACTTGACGTGCGGGTATTTCGCTTCAAGCTCTGCCTTCATGGTCTGTGCTTCGTCCGGGCGATTGGCGTGAATTACTGCCGCTCTCATCGGAAGACCAAGCTTTGCGTCCTCTTCAAAAAGCTCATAGATCCGGTTGACCGCTCTTTTCCGGGTACGGATTTTTTCGTACGGTACAATCACTTTATTTTCAAAGTGAAGCAGCGGTTTAACCTGCAGAAGACTTCCAATCAATGCCTGGGCGCCATTTAAGCGGCCGCCGCGCTGAAGGTTGGAAAGGTCGTCCACCATGAAGTAGGCACGGACGCTTTTTTTCATTTCTTCAAGCCGCTTCATGATCTCTTCCGGATCTTTGCCATCACGCGCCATTTCTGCGGCTTCAATGACATAGAATCCCTGAACCATGCAGCTGATTTCAGAGTCGAAAGAAAAAACACGGATTTTGTCCGTCATGCTTCCAGCTGTAATGGAGCCGTTGTAGGTTCCGCTGATTCCGGAGGATAAGTGAATACAAATGACCGCGTCGTATTGCTTGGAAAACTCTTCGAAAAGGTCGAGGAATTTCCCGACTGGAGGCTGAGAAGTGGTCGGAAGCTGGTTGCGGGATTTTACCTCTGTGTAAAAAGCCTCTGCAGTCAGTTCCAGCTCCTCCTGATATGTCTCGCTGCCAAAAATAACGCTGAGCGGAATAAGATGAATATCCAGCTCGTTCAGCAGCTCCTTAGGTATGTAAGCTGTACTATCGGTTAAAATTGCCGTTTTCATCGTCAAAAGAAACCTTCCTTATAACGTATTTAAATAAATGAGTTCAAATGGATTACTCTCTATTCTATAGAACTTTACGTAAAATTTCATTAAATGTTTCATTTAATTTTGGGAAGGAACGGAAATGGGACTTAATTGTTGGGTGGTTGATTTTCCATTTGTGGATCGAAAGCGGATTTCGAAGCGCGGGATTGTCGAATAGCAACGGGCTTATGTCGTTTATCAGCGGGAATTTGTCGGATAGCAACGAGAATTTGTCGATTATCAACGGCAGCCTGTCGAATAGCGACTAGTCGACAAACACCGACTTTTTTCGCCCCAGCTATGCTTCATCCCGGCGCCCCCACTCGCGCAGTTCCACCCCCACCCACCGCAACCTCCCCGCAAAACACACAAAAAAAGCTGAATCCCACCAGGACCCTCGTCCATCAGGTTTCAGCTTTCCAGTATAAATTCTATAATGGCTTACCTTAGCGTACTTCTACCCAGCCGTTTTTGATCGCTACAACTACCGCTTGTGTACGGTCGTTTACGTTCATTTTTTGAAGGATATTGGATACGTGGTTCTTAACGGTTTTTTCACTAATGAACAGAGCTTCACCAATTCCGCGGTTGCTTTTACCGTCAGCAAGCATTTGAAGAACCTCGCACTCGCGTCGAGTCAGGATATGGAGCGGTCTGCGGATTTCAGGCTGTAGCTGCTGTCCGCTGCCGCCTGCACCTGTAGTAGCCAGTCTGCGGAATTCGTTTACAAGATTGTGCGTTACTTTTGGATGCAGGTAAGATCCGCCGTCAGCAACGACTTTGACTGCTTCGATCAGCGTATCCGCATCCATTTCTTTTAGAAGGTAGCCGCGGGCACCAGTTTTAAGCGCACGGGTTACGTAGTTTTCATCATCATGGATGGATAGAATGATTACCTTCGTTTCCTGGTTGGCTTCAACGAGCTGCTTAGTCGCTTCCACTCCGTTTACGTTCGGCATATTTATATCCATAATGACAACGTCCGGCTTATGCTCGTCTACGATACGCATTGCCTCGTCGCCGTCGTCACCTTCTGCTACTACTTCAAAGCTTGGTTCGAAATCAAGAATTCGTTTAACGCCTTCTCTGAATAACTGATGATCATCAATAATTACAATTCTAGTTTTCATGGTCAATAATACGCCTCCCAACTCACTACATTCTAGTCCAATCCTCATACCTACCGTCAATGAGCCTTTTGTCGCTAGTTTTCCGCTTTGCCGCAGCGAAGGAATCCCGCAAGGTCATGACTTTTTGCTTAACGTTTTTCTAATTTCTTTCCTATTTCAATGGTAGAGCAGGATGCTTGCAAATGAAACATCTAAAATATGGAAGGAACTTTAATCATAATGGTCGTTCCTCCACCAATTTTCGACTCAATGTCCATCCTGCCGTCAAGCAGTTCGACCCGTTCCTTCATTCCGACAAGGCCGAAAGATTTATTCTTTTTCTCCTTCAGCTCACTGAAGTCAAAGCCGCTTCCGTCATCCTTGATCAGCAGGTTAACGTATTCCTTGGTAACCTCGACTTTAACCGAGATTTCTTTGGCCTGGGCATGCTTTAAAGCATTGGTGACGGCTTCCTGCGCCAGCCGGAAAAGCGCCACTTCAAATCGCGGCGGAAGTCTTCTCTCCTCCGCTTCGCCAAAGCTTTGAAAAAGCATTTTTGTTTTTCCGTTGTATTCTTCAATCGTATGTAAGTATTTTCTTAACGTTGGAATTAACCCAAGATCATCCAGCGCCATAGGTCTTAGGTCGTAAATAATTCTTCTTACCTCATAGAGAGCATTGCGGACATTTTGACGAAGATTGCGGATTTCCTTGAATCCTTCTTCGGTACCCCGATCCCTGAATATGCGTTCAAGCAATTCAGAGCGCATCATGACATTTGCGAGCATTTGCGCAGGCCCATCATGGATTTCACGCGATACCCGTTTGCGTTCTTCCTCTTGTGCTTCGATGATCCGCAGCCCGAAATCCTGTTTCGCCTGGGCATCCTCAAGCAGCATCCCTACCTGGCGCAGATCCTGGCTTAAGTAATTAAGGACAACCCCAATTTGAGTGACAAGCGCTTCAGACCGTTCGATGATCTCCTGCAGTCCGAGCAATCTTCTCTCCAGCTCGTCACGACGGTCGCGAAGCTGTTTTTCACGGTGCTGCATCGTCGTCAGTTCAACCTGCAGGGCATGAGCTCTCTCATACGCTTCCCGAATTTCATTTTCTGTAAACCGATTGAAATTTTTGCTTACTTCTGACAGCCTTTTTCTTGCGTGTCTTGCCTGGATCTCAAGCTTGTCCCCCGCATCAATCACATCATTTACCTGTGTTTTAATAAGGGTCAGCTCTTCAACAAGCGACTCATATTGAGTACGCGACTGCTCGCCGATTGCAAAGATTTCCCCTTTGCTTCCGTCCACTGTGGAGATCATCTTATTTAGAATTTCATCCAGGACTACGCTGTCCAGCTTTTTGGTATTCACCAGAAATTACCTCCATTGCTGTAAATGTCATGATTATGTTATGAGATTGTGATTGAAGTCATATATGTGCCGCTATATAATGGAATAATGCAAGCGTAAAAAAACGCTCGCAATTGGCAGAAAAATCTGATGGAACAAGCATACCGGTTTTTTTCCGTGTAAGCCAGGAGGTGTACAAACATGCTTTCTATTTATTATACAGCAAAAGGCAGCGGAGAGCATGAGATAACCATCCAAAAATCCCGATTTATCTGCCATATTAAGCGTGTTGAGACAGAAGAAGACGCTCAGGCGTTTATTCAGGAAATCAAGAAAAAGCATCACCATGCCAATCATAATTGTTCGGCCTATTTAATAGGAGAAAGAGATGAAATCCAAAAGGCGAACGATGATGGAGAGCCAAGCGGAACAGCTGGAGTTCCGATGCTTGAAGTACTGAAGAAACGCGGTCTTAAAGATACAGCTGCTGTTGTGACCAGATATTTTGGCGGCATCAAGCTTGGTGCAGGCGGCTTGATTCGTGCATATGGCCAGGCAGTTTCAGAAGGATTAAACCATACAGGTATAGTAGAGCGTAAATTAATGAAAATTATGCATACTAAAATTGACTATACATGGCTTGGGAAGCTTGAAAACGAGCTTCGGTCCTCAGAATACCTCATTAAAGAAATACATTATTTGAACGATGTAGAAATAGAAACTTTTGTTGCTTCAGATCAAACGGATACCTTCACCAAGTGGATGACAGAATTGACAAACGGCCAAAGCGAAATCACGCAAGGAGATGTCACGTATTTGGAAGAAGAGGTTAGTTAGGAGAAGATGGTATGGCAGAATACAGACGCGTAGTCAGAAAGAAGAAAAAGAAAAAATCGGTTTTTAAGCGAATGATGTTTTTTTTATTGCTCCTGCTGTTAATCGTCGGCGGATACTTCGCCTTCATGTTCGTATCAGCATGGCAGGCAGCGGACAGATCTTATGAAAGCCTTGAACGGGGAGATAAATCCGCATTAAGGGAACAAGCGGTTGAACTTGCTAAAGATCCTGTTTCCATTCTAATAATGGGTGTAGAAGATTACTCAACCGGCGGTGAAGGCGGACGAAGCGATACACTGATTGTCATGACGCTGAATCCTAAGGAAAAATCGATGAAAATGCTGAGTATTCCCCGTGATACACTCGTTGATGTAGAAGGTCACGGCGAAACGAAAATTACTCATGCTTATTCATATGGAGGAAAAGAGTTAACGGTCCAGACGGTTGAAGATTTCCTCGATATTCCAATTGACTATTATGCAACGGTAAACTTTAAAGCCTTTAAAAAGGTCATTGATGAACTTGGCGGCGTAGAAGTTAACGTTCCATTTGATTTTTACGAAAAAAGTGACGTAACAAACAAGCGCATCTACTTTAAAGAGGGGAAGCAAACTCTTGATGGAGAAGAAGCCCTTGCCTATGCAAGAATGAGAAAACGCGATCCGCGCGGAGACTTTGGACGGAATGACAGACAAAAAGAAATCATTACCGCCATCATTAAGAAAGCAACCACTCCTCAAAATATTTTGAAGGTGGATGACATCGCGAATCAGATTTCAGAAAATGTTGAGACAAATCTTCGCATTTCAGAAGCGATGGGCTTCCAGCAATCCTACAGCGGATTTAAAACCGATAAGATTGATCAGCTGAAAATTGAAGGCGAAGATTTAAACTTAAACAGCGGCTATTACTATAAGCCAATTGAAGAAAAACTGGATCTCGTTAAAGAAGAACTCCAGGCGCATTTGGAACACAAAAAGGTGAGCATCCGTGAGGGGCAAAACGAAAATCCTCTTGCTGAAGAAGATTTGAATAGCGGAAACTAAAGACCCAGGGCCTCCATTTTTAGGAGGCCTTTTCTATTCCAGCATAATAGTTATTTAGACCCCTATAATTACAAGTTCTTTTTACTCGTATTTTTTCCTTATTATTCTATAAAAATTAAAACATTAAATTATAAGGTAAATTTCTTAACAAATAAAGACAAAAACTTTAACAATTTGTAAAAATGTGCGAATTTATACAGACATAGTATGACCTTTTTGTTAAAATAAAGACAAAAATAGCCTCTGATACCAATTCAGAGGCTATTTTTTTGGGAAAATACTCACGGGAGGGAATACCAATCAAACGGAATAAATTGGTTCGTTCGTTCGTCTGTCTTAGCGTTTTGGCTACAATGCCTATTCAGCCAGGTACTGCATCTGCAGCTGAATATCCTTATACAGGAGTAACAGTTTCTGGAAGCACCAGCCTGCACAGGGGTGCAGAAAAGGATTACAAAATTACCAAGACCATCTCTTCAGCAGAATCTGTAGCTGTACTCAACGAATTCACAAATTCAGTAAATGAAACCTGGCTTCAAGTCAACCATGAAGGAACAACCGGCTGGGTAATGGAATCCCAGATTAAAGAACTCGATAAGCCTGTCCCTTTCGCATTCATCACAAGTGACGAAGCAGCGGTTCACCGCAGTGCAGAAAGCTCATCAACTGTGTCTGCCGAACCGGGAAAAAATACGATGGTTGAAATCTCAAGCAGTTTTGTAAATAAAGAGCAGGAAATTTGGTATCAAGTAAAAACCGCTGACTGGTCAGGATGGATCCATTCCGATCAAATCATGTTTAAACCGGAAGCCTTTACCGCTTACAATACAAGCAAAAATCAGGAAGTAAGAAGCGGAGCTGCTCCCAATTACAGACTGCTGCAAACCTTAAAGCAAGATGAATCCATAAAAATTACGGATTTCTTTATTAACTCTGCCTCCGAGCCTTATTACGGAGTGGAGCTTTCCAACGGTACGAAAGGCTGGACGAAAGCCCAATCACTTACTTACTCTTACAAGGCTGCACCTGCTGCCATTCAAAAAACGGTTTATGCCAAACTGAACCCTACGAGCATTCACCGTTCAGCCGATTCTGCTGAACGCAAAGTTTACGAGGCACCTATGAATGAAGAATTAGAGATTAAGAGTGAATTTACAAACAAAGCAAATGAAA
The Metabacillus sp. FJAT-52054 genome window above contains:
- a CDS encoding RNA-binding domain-containing protein, which encodes MRSKLEIRDIILKLDHQMADDFEAQDLDFKQWNERSREDNIKTMISYAVCMANGGGGSVVFGVADKVIGLDNAIKGIPEDIDVSLLQKRIYEKTDPHLTPFFDEVFIENSRILIMNIFPGMPPYTTTDGAGTIRQGKDCLPFTGTLRRQMMDSSGQADFTSEIIYEDWHNLFSHSAMERIREFMSRERADHNLLSLSDEDLLTSIGALKEGFFTKGALLLTGKPESIERIIPQHKWSFRKMLSDTDYSHRDDGFHAIPVALYELERYISVDNPMVTIESGLVHPEFSTYPTIALRESLLNAFGHRDYRMTGTILLKQYKDKLVLTNPGQFIGGITPNNILHHPPVARNNHLMDLLDRLKLVNRSNLGVSRIFRSLLIEGKEPPIYREIGGHIELFFISSPLNNSFKNLVKQMVDDGNHIDVDHLLILQYLIRHEQINTIIAAEVAQRSMEQARELLSKMYNEFNLVEPVGRGKGRYYTLSRHSYDLLKENMKYERQQSLDKEAVKIRILSILKERPLSNKEIRQLTGMNSKQVQRLITELRPDGVELRGKGPGTRYLYNPEK
- a CDS encoding DegV family protein — its product is MKTAILTDSTAYIPKELLNELDIHLIPLSVIFGSETYQEELELTAEAFYTEVKSRNQLPTTSQPPVGKFLDLFEEFSKQYDAVICIHLSSGISGTYNGSITAGSMTDKIRVFSFDSEISCMVQGFYVIEAAEMARDGKDPEEIMKRLEEMKKSVRAYFMVDDLSNLQRGGRLNGAQALIGSLLQVKPLLHFENKVIVPYEKIRTRKRAVNRIYELFEEDAKLGLPMRAAVIHANRPDEAQTMKAELEAKYPHVKFYLSYFGAVIGTHLGEGALGLGWYME
- a CDS encoding response regulator transcription factor; amino-acid sequence: MKTRIVIIDDHQLFREGVKRILDFEPSFEVVAEGDDGDEAMRIVDEHKPDVVIMDINMPNVNGVEATKQLVEANQETKVIILSIHDDENYVTRALKTGARGYLLKEMDADTLIEAVKVVADGGSYLHPKVTHNLVNEFRRLATTGAGGSGQQLQPEIRRPLHILTRRECEVLQMLADGKSNRGIGEALFISEKTVKNHVSNILQKMNVNDRTQAVVVAIKNGWVEVR
- a CDS encoding sensor histidine kinase, whose translation is MNTKKLDSVVLDEILNKMISTVDGSKGEIFAIGEQSRTQYESLVEELTLIKTQVNDVIDAGDKLEIQARHARKRLSEVSKNFNRFTENEIREAYERAHALQVELTTMQHREKQLRDRRDELERRLLGLQEIIERSEALVTQIGVVLNYLSQDLRQVGMLLEDAQAKQDFGLRIIEAQEEERKRVSREIHDGPAQMLANVMMRSELLERIFRDRGTEEGFKEIRNLRQNVRNALYEVRRIIYDLRPMALDDLGLIPTLRKYLHTIEEYNGKTKMLFQSFGEAEERRLPPRFEVALFRLAQEAVTNALKHAQAKEISVKVEVTKEYVNLLIKDDGSGFDFSELKEKKNKSFGLVGMKERVELLDGRMDIESKIGGGTTIMIKVPSIF
- a CDS encoding YigZ family protein, with protein sequence MLSIYYTAKGSGEHEITIQKSRFICHIKRVETEEDAQAFIQEIKKKHHHANHNCSAYLIGERDEIQKANDDGEPSGTAGVPMLEVLKKRGLKDTAAVVTRYFGGIKLGAGGLIRAYGQAVSEGLNHTGIVERKLMKIMHTKIDYTWLGKLENELRSSEYLIKEIHYLNDVEIETFVASDQTDTFTKWMTELTNGQSEITQGDVTYLEEEVS
- a CDS encoding LCP family protein; protein product: MAEYRRVVRKKKKKKSVFKRMMFFLLLLLLIVGGYFAFMFVSAWQAADRSYESLERGDKSALREQAVELAKDPVSILIMGVEDYSTGGEGGRSDTLIVMTLNPKEKSMKMLSIPRDTLVDVEGHGETKITHAYSYGGKELTVQTVEDFLDIPIDYYATVNFKAFKKVIDELGGVEVNVPFDFYEKSDVTNKRIYFKEGKQTLDGEEALAYARMRKRDPRGDFGRNDRQKEIITAIIKKATTPQNILKVDDIANQISENVETNLRISEAMGFQQSYSGFKTDKIDQLKIEGEDLNLNSGYYYKPIEEKLDLVKEELQAHLEHKKVSIREGQNENPLAEEDLNSGN